The following are encoded together in the Sebaldella sp. S0638 genome:
- the gatB gene encoding Asp-tRNA(Asn)/Glu-tRNA(Gln) amidotransferase subunit GatB, producing MSKEYETVIGLEVHCQLKTKTKVWCGCDADYDHKDPNTSACPVCTGQPGALPKLNDKVLDYAIKAALALNCDVNSNSQFDRKNYFYPDSPKNYQITQYFKPYAENGYLNVKTNSGKEAKVGIERIQIEEDTAKNIHTESESLLNFNRASIPLIEIISKPEIKNQEEAYAYLTTLRDRLKYTKISDVSMELGSLRCDANVSVRVKGETELGTRTETKNLNSFKAVVRAIEYEAARQIEILENGGRIVQETRLWDEENGITRTMRSKEESMDYRYFPEPDLPRVHISESRLEAVKGDMPEFSEDKVGRFINEYKIPEYDAGILSGEIELADYYESVVKTSGDAKLSSNWVLTEVLRILKDKNISIEEFTVSPKNLGKLILLIKNNTISSKIAKDIFEVLLTDNRDPEEIVKEKGLVQITDNNEIEKIVDMVLSENAQSVEDYKAGKDKAMGFLVGQAMKLSKGKANPKMVTDIILSKISD from the coding sequence ATGAGCAAAGAATACGAAACGGTAATAGGTCTGGAAGTACACTGCCAGCTAAAGACAAAGACAAAGGTATGGTGCGGCTGTGACGCAGACTATGATCATAAAGATCCGAACACATCAGCGTGTCCTGTGTGTACAGGACAGCCGGGGGCACTTCCGAAACTAAATGATAAGGTACTGGATTATGCAATAAAGGCTGCACTTGCACTGAACTGTGATGTGAACTCAAACAGTCAGTTTGACAGAAAAAACTATTTTTATCCTGATTCTCCAAAAAATTACCAAATTACGCAGTATTTTAAACCATATGCGGAAAATGGGTATCTGAATGTAAAAACAAACAGCGGAAAAGAAGCAAAGGTAGGAATAGAAAGAATCCAGATAGAAGAAGATACAGCTAAAAATATACATACAGAAAGCGAATCGCTTTTGAATTTTAACAGAGCATCTATTCCTCTGATTGAAATTATTTCAAAACCTGAAATAAAAAATCAGGAAGAGGCATATGCATATCTGACTACATTAAGAGACAGATTAAAGTATACAAAAATCAGTGATGTAAGCATGGAGCTGGGGTCGCTGAGATGTGATGCCAACGTATCTGTAAGAGTAAAAGGCGAAACTGAACTGGGAACAAGAACAGAAACTAAAAATCTGAACTCTTTCAAGGCAGTGGTAAGAGCTATAGAGTACGAGGCTGCGAGACAGATTGAAATACTTGAAAACGGCGGTAGAATAGTACAGGAAACAAGACTGTGGGATGAGGAAAACGGAATAACAAGAACAATGAGAAGTAAGGAAGAGTCTATGGACTACAGATACTTCCCTGAACCTGATCTTCCAAGAGTGCACATTTCAGAAAGCAGACTTGAAGCTGTAAAAGGTGATATGCCTGAATTTTCTGAAGATAAAGTGGGAAGATTCATCAATGAATACAAAATTCCTGAGTATGATGCCGGTATTTTGTCAGGAGAGATCGAACTTGCCGATTATTATGAGAGTGTCGTAAAAACTTCGGGAGATGCTAAGCTTTCTTCAAACTGGGTTTTGACAGAAGTGTTGAGAATACTTAAAGATAAAAATATATCAATAGAAGAATTTACAGTTTCGCCGAAAAATCTGGGGAAATTAATACTTTTAATAAAAAATAATACAATAAGTTCGAAAATAGCAAAGGATATCTTTGAAGTCCTTCTCACGGATAACAGAGATCCAGAAGAAATAGTAAAAGAAAAAGGTCTGGTTCAGATAACAGACAATAATGAGATAGAAAAAATAGTGGATATGGTTTTAAGTGAAAATGCACAGTCTGTGGAAGATTATAAAGCCGGAAAAGATAAGGCAATGGGATTTCTGGTAGGACAGGCTATGAAATTATCAAAAGGGAAGGCTAACCCAAAAATGGTAACAGATATTATTTTGTCAAAAATCTCTGATTAG
- the gatA gene encoding Asp-tRNA(Asn)/Glu-tRNA(Gln) amidotransferase subunit GatA translates to MKLHELSAVELSEKIKNSGTTSEEVTKTFLDRIDSIDEKTGAFVSVNREKALKEAKEYGDKENSSPLHGVPIAIKDNILSIGDLTTSASKILDNYIGIYDSTVVKKIKESCMPILGKTNMDEFAMGSSNENSGIKPVSNVWDMDRVPGGSSGGSATAVAAGEAPVALGTDTGGSVRQPAALSGVVGIKPTYGRVSRYGLMAFGSSLDQIGVFSKTVRDAAETLKIIAGYDEMDSTSADVAVDNYTEYLTEDIKGLKIGIPKEYFSESLDAEIKKVIDNSINMLKEQGAEIREISLPHTKYAVPTYYIIACAEAASNLARYDGVRYGYRGDNSSVEDMYVKSRTQGLGKEVKRRIMLGNYVLSSGFYDAYYKKASQVRRLIKNDFDKALEEVDVILTPTSPVLPFKKGEKMEDPVQMYLADIFTVSINLAGLPGISVPAGFVDGLPVGLQIIGKFFDEGTLFRVSDKFEKIRGKITYPEL, encoded by the coding sequence ATGAAACTACATGAATTATCAGCAGTAGAGCTGTCGGAAAAAATAAAAAATTCCGGTACCACTTCTGAAGAAGTAACTAAGACATTCTTAGACAGAATTGATTCAATAGATGAAAAAACAGGAGCTTTTGTGAGTGTGAACAGAGAGAAAGCCCTGAAAGAAGCAAAAGAATACGGAGATAAAGAAAACAGCAGTCCTTTGCATGGTGTTCCTATAGCAATAAAAGATAATATTTTATCTATAGGTGATTTGACAACATCAGCATCAAAAATTTTAGATAACTACATTGGAATTTATGATTCTACTGTTGTTAAAAAAATAAAAGAAAGCTGCATGCCGATACTGGGAAAAACTAATATGGACGAGTTCGCAATGGGATCGTCAAATGAAAACTCGGGAATAAAGCCGGTTTCCAATGTCTGGGACATGGACAGAGTACCTGGGGGAAGCAGCGGAGGTTCTGCAACGGCAGTAGCAGCAGGAGAAGCACCTGTAGCACTGGGAACTGATACCGGAGGAAGTGTAAGACAGCCTGCGGCATTATCTGGTGTAGTAGGAATAAAACCTACTTACGGAAGAGTATCAAGATATGGTTTGATGGCTTTTGGTTCTTCGCTTGACCAGATAGGAGTATTTTCCAAAACTGTAAGAGATGCAGCTGAAACACTGAAAATAATAGCTGGATATGATGAAATGGATTCTACTTCTGCAGATGTAGCTGTGGATAATTATACAGAATATCTTACAGAGGACATAAAAGGGCTGAAAATAGGAATACCGAAGGAATATTTTTCGGAAAGCCTTGATGCGGAAATAAAAAAAGTAATAGATAATTCAATAAATATGCTGAAGGAACAGGGGGCTGAAATCAGGGAGATATCATTACCCCACACAAAATATGCTGTTCCTACATACTACATAATAGCCTGTGCTGAAGCAGCATCGAATCTTGCGAGATATGACGGGGTTAGATACGGCTACAGAGGGGACAACAGCAGTGTAGAGGACATGTATGTGAAATCGAGAACACAGGGACTCGGTAAAGAAGTAAAAAGAAGAATAATGCTTGGAAATTATGTATTAAGCAGCGGATTTTACGATGCTTATTATAAAAAGGCATCACAGGTAAGAAGACTTATAAAGAATGACTTTGATAAAGCACTGGAAGAAGTGGACGTAATTCTTACACCGACATCACCTGTTCTTCCGTTTAAAAAAGGTGAGAAAATGGAAGACCCTGTACAGATGTATCTTGCTGATATATTTACAGTGTCAATAAATCTGGCCGGACTGCCGGGAATATCAGTGCCTGCAGGTTTTGTAGATGGACTTCCCGTGGGACTGCAGATAATAGGAAAGTTTTTTGATGAAGGAACATTATTCAGAGTATCTGACAAATTTGAAAAAATAAGAGGAAAAATAACATATCCTGAGCTATAG
- the gatC gene encoding Asp-tRNA(Asn)/Glu-tRNA(Gln) amidotransferase subunit GatC: protein MELSKEDVIKIAILSKLEFNDDEIENFRSDLSEILNYMNELNELDTEGINPLFNVLDLDDVTRKDEVRDSLKQEEVLKNAPDKDENFIIVPKIIG, encoded by the coding sequence GTGGAATTAAGTAAAGAAGACGTAATAAAAATAGCAATATTATCAAAACTTGAGTTTAACGACGACGAGATAGAAAACTTCAGAAGCGACTTGAGCGAGATATTAAATTATATGAACGAACTGAATGAACTGGACACAGAAGGGATAAACCCTTTGTTTAACGTGTTGGATCTGGACGATGTAACGAGAAAAGACGAGGTCAGAGATAGCTTAAAGCAGGAAGAAGTGTTGAAAAATGCTCCCGATAAAGATGAAAATTTTATAATAGTACCAAAAATTATAGGTTAG
- a CDS encoding MtnX-like HAD-IB family phosphatase produces the protein MTSIFLVDFDKTISFNDSTDVIMRKHNPEFLKKVREKFRNKQVGIMGFMKSCLESLELSEEEYINSLEDVRIDRTFKTFLESGFDFRIVSAGTRTNVTGSLEKEDIFVDGDLIISNELKFEDGKVKMEFPYLDEERYFGLDKRSLVLDYKNNGKKVIFVGDGPSDYEAVKVADCVFARSSSRLVDHCNENNIEFKEFTDFEDLIRQYKEEHCGIK, from the coding sequence ATGACAAGTATTTTTTTAGTGGATTTCGATAAAACGATTTCCTTTAATGATAGTACAGATGTAATAATGAGAAAGCACAATCCTGAGTTTTTGAAAAAAGTAAGAGAAAAATTCAGAAATAAACAGGTGGGAATAATGGGATTTATGAAATCCTGTCTGGAATCTCTCGAATTATCAGAGGAAGAGTATATAAATTCTCTGGAAGATGTAAGAATAGACAGGACATTTAAGACATTTCTGGAAAGCGGCTTTGACTTTAGAATAGTAAGTGCAGGTACAAGAACCAATGTAACGGGATCACTTGAAAAAGAAGATATCTTCGTGGACGGCGATCTGATTATATCTAATGAACTAAAGTTTGAAGACGGAAAAGTAAAAATGGAATTCCCTTATTTAGATGAAGAGAGATATTTTGGACTGGACAAAAGATCTCTTGTTTTGGATTATAAAAACAACGGGAAAAAAGTAATTTTCGTAGGCGACGGACCGTCTGATTATGAAGCGGTAAAAGTAGCAGACTGTGTTTTTGCCAGAAGTTCGTCAAGGCTGGTAGATCACTGTAATGAAAATAATATAGAATTTAAGGAATTTACAGATTTTGAAGATTTAATAAGGCAGTATAAGGAGGAACATTGTGGAATTAAGTAA
- a CDS encoding pseudouridine synthase → MRLNKYIAESGFCSRRKADELISQNRVTVNKDTAKLGMEVSDTDIVRVDGERIKLDTSYEYYLLYKPKKVICTNADTFGRRIAVDFIRSKKRLFTYGRLDYMTEGIILVSNDGDTYNKVMHPRKKLFKTYIAKLDKPMEEKDLARLEKGILIDGQKTAPAKIKKIDEAEIKVSIYEGRNRQIRKMFENLHYNVKELKRVTIGEFKIGNLKPGEYRKLTEDEVKYIKNL, encoded by the coding sequence ATGAGATTAAATAAATATATAGCCGAGAGCGGTTTTTGTTCAAGAAGAAAGGCAGATGAATTAATATCTCAAAACAGGGTAACAGTAAATAAAGACACAGCTAAGCTTGGTATGGAAGTAAGCGACACTGATATAGTAAGGGTCGACGGAGAGAGAATAAAGCTGGACACGAGTTATGAATACTACCTTTTGTATAAGCCTAAAAAGGTAATATGTACTAATGCAGATACTTTCGGAAGAAGAATAGCAGTGGACTTTATCAGATCAAAAAAAAGACTTTTCACATACGGAAGACTGGATTACATGACAGAGGGAATTATTCTTGTGAGTAATGACGGAGATACATATAATAAAGTCATGCATCCGAGAAAGAAACTCTTCAAGACATATATAGCAAAGCTGGATAAACCTATGGAAGAAAAAGATCTTGCCAGACTTGAAAAAGGAATACTTATAGACGGTCAGAAAACAGCTCCTGCGAAGATAAAGAAAATAGACGAAGCAGAGATAAAGGTTTCTATTTATGAAGGAAGAAACAGACAAATAAGAAAAATGTTTGAGAATCTTCATTATAATGTGAAAGAATTAAAAAGGGTTACAATAGGGGAATTCAAAATCGGTAATCTAAAGCCGGGAGAATACAGAAAACTTACTGAAGATGAGGTAAAATACATAAAAAATTTATAA
- the scpB gene encoding SMC-Scp complex subunit ScpB, producing MLDLKNKIEALIFLSKEPLSIDELSKYFKLEKQQIEDAVNELKEDKKNTGINLKTDKDILSFVTNPSCGEEIKNFFHPELKIKKLSKSTMETLAIIAYKGPITKGEIEVIRGVSAEKAIGNLLEKNLIYVSGKRKSIGTPNLYNVTEDFYSYLNIDKEESLPGYEEFRKINLLTQKSVNSEDDNEVPETAVINENNILEENEENNEIK from the coding sequence ATGCTTGATTTGAAGAATAAAATAGAAGCACTGATTTTTCTTTCAAAAGAACCTTTGTCAATAGATGAATTATCTAAATATTTCAAACTTGAGAAACAGCAGATAGAAGATGCAGTTAATGAGCTTAAGGAAGATAAAAAAAATACGGGAATAAATCTGAAAACAGATAAAGATATACTGAGTTTCGTTACTAATCCTTCCTGCGGTGAAGAGATAAAGAATTTTTTTCATCCTGAGCTGAAGATAAAAAAATTATCAAAGTCAACCATGGAGACTCTGGCAATAATAGCATATAAAGGACCTATTACCAAAGGAGAGATAGAAGTCATCAGGGGAGTAAGTGCTGAGAAAGCTATCGGGAATCTTTTGGAAAAAAATCTTATATATGTCTCAGGGAAGAGAAAGTCCATAGGGACTCCGAATCTGTACAACGTAACAGAAGACTTTTACAGCTATCTGAATATAGATAAGGAAGAAAGTCTCCCGGGATATGAGGAATTCAGGAAAATAAATCTTCTTACACAAAAAAGTGTAAACAGCGAAGATGATAATGAAGTTCCTGAAACAGCAGTTATTAACGAGAATAATATATTAGAAGAAAACGAGGAAAATAATGAGATTAAATAA
- a CDS encoding rod shape-determining protein has product MFKIKKVMRSFVKSASKDVGIDLGTANTVVYVRNEGILIDEPTYIAINLKTESIENIGIKAKEVIGRTASHTKIIRPLKNGVISNYEITEKMLERFLNKIKKDKFQSARVIICVPSGVTQVERRAVMDVVKDSGAKEVYLVEEPVAAAIGAGIDIFEPKGHMIIDIGGGTTELAFIVSGGVAYSTSIKVAGDRFNEDIIDFIRQKYNLLIGETTAEKLKIDASNSASEKDLFEIRGRELVTGLPKSMKVHGHDIDEAITRDIDTIIETVKLALEGIEPEVSADIYETGIFLSGGGAAIKELTRKLEKEFNLTVTIADEPIYAVIKGIAIILENFAMYKNVIISSHSEY; this is encoded by the coding sequence ATGTTTAAAATTAAAAAAGTAATGAGAAGTTTTGTAAAATCTGCATCTAAAGATGTAGGAATTGACCTGGGGACGGCGAACACAGTAGTGTATGTAAGAAACGAAGGAATATTAATAGATGAACCGACATATATAGCAATAAACCTAAAAACTGAAAGTATAGAAAACATAGGGATAAAAGCAAAAGAAGTAATAGGAAGAACTGCTTCACACACAAAAATCATAAGACCTCTGAAAAACGGAGTAATCTCAAACTATGAAATTACTGAAAAAATGCTTGAGAGATTTTTGAATAAGATAAAAAAAGATAAGTTCCAGAGTGCAAGAGTAATTATCTGTGTTCCGAGCGGCGTAACACAGGTAGAGAGAAGAGCCGTTATGGACGTAGTAAAAGACTCGGGAGCTAAAGAGGTATATCTGGTGGAAGAGCCGGTAGCAGCAGCAATAGGAGCAGGAATAGACATTTTTGAACCAAAAGGACACATGATAATCGATATAGGCGGAGGAACTACAGAACTTGCATTTATAGTATCAGGAGGAGTTGCTTACTCGACTTCGATAAAAGTGGCAGGAGACAGATTTAACGAGGATATTATAGATTTTATAAGACAGAAATATAATCTTCTTATAGGAGAAACAACAGCTGAAAAACTAAAGATAGATGCCAGCAATTCAGCAAGCGAGAAAGATCTTTTTGAAATAAGAGGAAGAGAACTGGTAACAGGACTTCCAAAGAGTATGAAAGTTCACGGGCACGACATAGATGAAGCTATTACAAGAGATATAGATACTATAATAGAAACTGTAAAACTTGCACTTGAAGGAATAGAGCCGGAAGTATCAGCGGATATCTACGAAACAGGGATATTTCTTTCAGGAGGCGGTGCTGCCATAAAAGAGCTTACAAGAAAGCTGGAAAAAGAATTTAATCTTACTGTAACAATAGCAGATGAGCCTATTTATGCAGTAATAAAAGGAATTGCGATAATACTTGAGAATTTTGCTATGTACAAAAATGTTATTATTTCATCACATTCAGAGTATTAG
- a CDS encoding DNA translocase FtsK, with amino-acid sequence MNNSRRKMLRGTVFTTIGLVVLLLLLYKKILIYKNDKIEENALLSILNLFEIIFGKMLLFTVFSLIFFGLVNIYTSKSKIKVDKGKLYAYIILFLSMSLYFTQKYISVKLPGNFFESGRKLLEIGFNVNRFPNSGGLIGSFLAFPFYKIIHSGSISVILLIIVTTAILFLLKDFIAFGALLILALVKYYRSDEYRKKSKILKAKKIIEKKEQQNLRLDKREELKNKIINARKEKLSFELSRKPKTETEDGEEHYSNSELERKQKEWLDYLEEIRRDKERKKKAEAFGLTRKTAAPRQEGSDSEQEEDVSPIRTVHNFQEEFKISDQQEEPQEMPDYPEELTDDNNFYDEEQSIQDQFAENELIEEELNENILMNESDYTEDSEETYSSMPAADNTQDDTQGGMNKYEKMRIHSLEKEMPPVQKTFSPETLIQKETAPVQEPQKAQYVQEEFHKISIDDIFVQREPDENKRMEMEKIIQENVAHLESVLKEFGIDAQVVDYQRGPTITRYELVIPKGIRVNKVTALADDIAMNLSAESIRIEAPIPGKNTIGIETPNKVKEPVYFSNLIRNKELEERKSLKVILGKDIVGRDKIIDIAKMPHLLIAGQTGSGKSVAVNTLVASLITKRSSKDVKFIMVDPKMVELMPFNGIPHLLLPVIIDPKQASIALKWAVSEMENRYRTLMEVGVRNIQSYNELGGIEKMPFIIIIIDELADLMMVAAGSVEESIARIAQKARAVGIHLVVATQRPSTDVITGMIKANLPSRISFALRSQIDSRTILDSPGAEKLLGKGDMLLLENGSSKLERIQGAFISDEEVHKLTTKLKANYETDYNEGILFEMENDIEKDELFNEAVEVIRQEGKASISLIQRKLKIGFNRASRIYEQLMDCGVINEDKQVMMDEE; translated from the coding sequence ATGAATAATAGTAGAAGAAAGATGCTTCGGGGAACTGTTTTTACTACTATCGGACTGGTAGTCCTACTATTGCTTTTATATAAAAAAATATTAATATATAAAAATGATAAAATTGAGGAGAATGCACTTTTATCAATTTTAAATTTATTTGAGATAATTTTCGGGAAAATGCTGTTATTTACAGTTTTTTCATTGATTTTTTTCGGGCTGGTTAATATATACACAAGTAAATCAAAAATAAAAGTAGATAAAGGAAAATTATACGCTTATATAATCTTATTCTTAAGCATGTCGCTGTATTTTACACAAAAATATATCAGCGTGAAGCTTCCGGGAAACTTTTTTGAATCCGGAAGAAAATTACTTGAAATAGGATTTAATGTTAACAGATTTCCTAACAGCGGCGGTCTGATCGGAAGTTTTCTGGCTTTTCCGTTTTACAAAATAATTCATTCCGGAAGTATTTCTGTAATTCTGTTGATAATAGTTACTACGGCGATACTATTCCTTCTGAAGGATTTTATTGCTTTCGGTGCTTTGCTGATCTTAGCTCTAGTAAAATATTACAGAAGTGATGAATACAGGAAGAAATCGAAGATACTTAAGGCGAAGAAGATTATAGAGAAAAAGGAACAGCAGAATTTGCGTCTGGATAAAAGAGAAGAACTTAAAAATAAAATTATAAATGCAAGAAAAGAAAAACTCAGTTTCGAGCTGTCGAGAAAACCTAAGACAGAAACAGAGGACGGAGAGGAACATTACAGTAATTCAGAGCTGGAAAGAAAGCAGAAAGAATGGCTTGATTACCTCGAAGAAATAAGAAGAGATAAAGAAAGAAAGAAAAAAGCCGAAGCATTCGGTCTGACAAGAAAAACAGCCGCTCCAAGACAGGAGGGCAGTGACAGCGAACAGGAAGAAGATGTTTCACCCATAAGGACAGTGCATAACTTTCAGGAGGAATTCAAAATATCGGATCAGCAGGAAGAACCGCAGGAAATGCCTGATTATCCTGAAGAACTGACAGATGATAATAATTTTTATGACGAAGAGCAGAGTATACAGGATCAGTTTGCGGAAAACGAACTTATTGAAGAAGAGTTAAATGAAAATATACTTATGAATGAATCAGACTATACAGAAGACAGTGAGGAAACATACAGCAGCATGCCGGCAGCCGATAATACACAGGATGACACACAGGGCGGCATGAACAAGTATGAAAAAATGCGTATTCATTCTCTGGAAAAAGAAATGCCTCCGGTACAGAAGACTTTCTCACCGGAAACACTTATTCAGAAAGAGACGGCACCTGTTCAGGAGCCGCAGAAAGCACAATATGTACAAGAGGAATTTCATAAGATATCCATTGATGATATATTTGTACAGAGAGAGCCTGACGAAAATAAAAGAATGGAAATGGAAAAAATCATACAGGAAAATGTAGCTCATCTGGAATCAGTACTGAAAGAATTCGGAATAGATGCACAGGTGGTAGATTATCAGAGAGGACCCACGATTACAAGGTATGAACTGGTAATACCAAAAGGAATAAGAGTAAATAAGGTTACTGCACTGGCAGACGACATCGCAATGAACCTGTCAGCAGAAAGCATAAGAATAGAGGCTCCTATTCCAGGGAAAAATACCATAGGGATAGAAACGCCGAATAAAGTCAAGGAACCGGTTTATTTCTCGAATCTAATAAGGAATAAAGAACTGGAAGAACGAAAATCCCTAAAGGTAATTTTGGGAAAAGATATAGTAGGAAGAGATAAAATAATAGACATAGCCAAAATGCCTCATCTGCTTATAGCAGGGCAGACAGGCTCAGGGAAAAGTGTGGCGGTAAATACACTGGTAGCTTCCCTGATTACAAAAAGATCCTCCAAAGATGTAAAATTCATAATGGTGGACCCTAAAATGGTAGAATTGATGCCGTTTAACGGAATACCACATCTGCTCCTGCCGGTAATAATAGATCCTAAACAGGCCTCTATTGCACTGAAATGGGCTGTAAGCGAAATGGAAAACAGATACAGAACGTTAATGGAGGTAGGAGTAAGAAATATTCAGAGTTATAATGAACTGGGCGGCATAGAAAAGATGCCATTCATAATTATAATAATAGATGAGCTGGCAGACCTGATGATGGTAGCCGCCGGAAGTGTGGAAGAATCAATAGCAAGAATCGCACAGAAAGCAAGAGCAGTAGGTATCCACCTTGTAGTGGCAACACAAAGACCGTCGACAGATGTAATAACAGGAATGATTAAGGCAAATCTGCCAAGCAGAATATCATTTGCACTGAGATCGCAGATAGATTCAAGAACAATTTTAGATAGTCCCGGTGCGGAAAAACTTCTCGGAAAAGGGGATATGCTTCTTTTGGAAAATGGTTCGTCAAAACTGGAAAGAATACAGGGAGCATTTATTTCAGACGAGGAAGTGCATAAGCTCACTACAAAGCTTAAGGCAAACTATGAGACAGATTACAATGAGGGAATATTGTTTGAAATGGAAAATGATATAGAAAAAGACGAATTATTTAATGAGGCTGTAGAGGTAATAAGACAGGAGGGGAAAGCATCAATTTCTCTGATACAGAGAAAACTGAAAATAGGATTTAACAGGGCATCCAGAATTTATGAACAATTAATGGACTGTGGGGTAATTAATGAAGATAAACAGGTAATGATGGATGAAGAATAG
- the rplT gene encoding 50S ribosomal protein L20 gives MPRVKTGIVRKKRHKKVLAEAKGFRGSSRTNYKKANEAVKKAMAYATEHRKLKKRKMRELWIIRINAAARLNGLSYSKFMNGLRKAGIELDRKVLADLAVNNAGEFAKLVDLVK, from the coding sequence ATGCCAAGAGTAAAAACAGGAATAGTAAGAAAAAAAAGACATAAAAAAGTTTTAGCGGAAGCTAAAGGTTTTAGAGGGTCTAGCAGAACTAATTATAAAAAAGCAAACGAAGCTGTAAAAAAAGCAATGGCTTATGCTACAGAGCATAGAAAATTAAAGAAAAGAAAAATGAGAGAATTATGGATAATCAGAATAAATGCAGCAGCAAGATTAAACGGATTATCTTACTCTAAATTTATGAATGGTCTGAGAAAAGCAGGAATTGAATTAGACAGAAAAGTTCTGGCTGATTTAGCTGTGAATAATGCAGGAGAATTTGCAAAATTGGTAGACCTTGTAAAATAA
- the rpmI gene encoding 50S ribosomal protein L35 encodes MPKMKTHKGTKKRVKVTGTGKFVLRHSGKSHILTKKSKKRKNRLGKDIEAPVGGSRKIAKLLAGQEGR; translated from the coding sequence ATGCCTAAAATGAAAACTCATAAAGGGACGAAAAAGAGAGTAAAAGTTACGGGAACAGGAAAGTTTGTGCTGAGACATTCTGGAAAAAGTCACATTTTGACTAAGAAAAGTAAAAAGAGAAAGAACAGACTAGGAAAAGATATAGAAGCACCTGTTGGAGGAAGCAGAAAAATAGCTAAATTGTTAGCAGGACAAGAAGGAAGATAA
- the infC gene encoding translation initiation factor IF-3: MFYIFKGTNKDTTRINEAIRAKELRVVSDDGEQYGVLTLREALEKAQEAGMDLVEISPNADPPVCKIMDYGKFKYEKTKKDKENKKKQKQVVTKEMRVKPHIDTHDKDTKISQIEKFLEKEYKIKISLRLAGRQKLYADQGIKVLDELADHFKDKAIIEKKYGKDQIQKFVLLSPKK; the protein is encoded by the coding sequence GTGTTCTATATATTTAAAGGAACTAATAAAGATACTACAAGAATAAACGAGGCAATAAGAGCAAAGGAACTAAGAGTAGTATCTGATGATGGTGAACAATACGGAGTTTTGACGCTTAGAGAGGCTTTGGAAAAAGCACAGGAGGCAGGTATGGATCTAGTAGAAATATCTCCGAATGCCGATCCGCCAGTATGTAAAATAATGGATTATGGGAAATTTAAATATGAGAAAACAAAAAAAGATAAGGAAAACAAAAAGAAGCAAAAACAGGTAGTTACAAAAGAGATGAGAGTAAAACCTCATATTGATACTCATGATAAAGATACAAAGATTTCACAAATCGAAAAATTCCTTGAAAAAGAATATAAGATAAAAATCAGTCTGAGACTTGCAGGAAGACAAAAGTTATATGCTGATCAGGGAATAAAAGTACTGGATGAACTAGCTGATCATTTTAAAGATAAAGCGATCATAGAAAAAAAATACGGGAAAGACCAAATACAGAAATTTGTTTTGCTTTCACCTAAAAAATAA